The following are encoded together in the Strongyloides ratti genome assembly S_ratti_ED321, chromosome : 2 genome:
- a CDS encoding Aldo/keto reductase subgroup family and NADP-dependent oxidoreductase domain-containing protein, translated as MGYVNDRMPLIGFGTFQIKSSDIYQCLDVALQTGYRFIDTAQCYGNEKAIGDALKILLQKYNLKRSDIFITTKVAPKFQGKDKCRKSILKSLEKLQTDYIDLVLIHWPGTANLSSDSIKNSKNRKESWQELEEFYRQNVVRSIGVSNYNIVHLEELLSYCKVKPEVNQCEYHPYFYTYDLVSYCKEKEIHFQAYSSFGSASNKNILMEDEQIKNFAKLKNKTTSQVLLAWSLSQGISVLPRSKCPSHIIENFESINLKLTDSEIKSLVKEKQQKFCWDPSKIKLMLRLIAKNINKVYCKRYYSETIKEKSKKEISKGKRFIYSISATSVFLLTHGALYLRRRFENQKTDSLVDTIPFDDFLHNYLLKGKVSSIVYQVPFSVADVYLEEKLQNTKLSEKDKFKSDLALRFINKKQEYIVRTPDIRVKFEEDSKAFKEIINDVNENMKKINEDSYKEINLSINDYPSKGEFFIIFATSTALLASILLV; from the exons ATGGGTTATGTTAATGATAGAATGCCTTTAATAGGATTTGGaacttttcaaataaaatcttCAGATATTTATCAATGTCTTGATGTAGCTTTACAAACTGGTTATCGTTTTATAGATACTGCTCAATGTTATGGTAATGAAAAAGCTATTGGAGAtgcattaaaaattttattacaaaaatataacttaaaaag aagtgatatatttattacaacAAAAGTTGCTCCAAAATTTCAAGGAAAAGACAAATGTCGGAAGTCGATTTTAAAATCTCTTGAAAAATTACAAACAGATTATATAGATTTAGTTTTAATACATTGGCCAGGAACTGCAAATCTCTCTTCAgatagtattaaaaattctaaaaacaGAAAAGAATCATGGCAAGAATTAGAAGAATTTTACAGACAAAATGTAGTACGGTCTATTGGAGTATCCAACTACAATATTGTTCACTTAGAAGAATTGTTATCTTATTGTAAAGTTAAACCAGAAGTTAATCAATGTGAATATCAtccatatttttatacatatgaTTTAGTTTCTTAttgtaaagaaaaagaaattcaTTTTCAAGCTTACAGTAGTTTTGGAAGTGcctcaaataaaaatattttgatggaagatgaacaaattaaaaattttgctaaattaaaaaataaaactactAGCCAAGTTCTTTTAGCATGGTCTTTATCACAGGGAATCAGTGTTCTTCCAAGAAGTAAATGTCCTAGTCATATCattgaaaattttgaaagtattaatttaaaattgacAGATTCTGAGATAAAATCACTAGTTAAAgaaaaacaacaaaaattttgttgGGATCCATctaaa attaaGTTAATGTTACGATTGATagctaaaaatataaacaaagtTTATTGTAAAAGATATTACTCAGAAACTATAAAggaaaaaagtaaaaaag aAATTAGTAAAGGCAAAAGATTTATATACTCAATAAGTGCAACTAGTGTATTTTTACTAACACATGGAGCCTTATATCTACGTAGAAGATTTGAGAACCAAAAAACTGATTCTTTAGTGGATACAATACCATTTGATGATTTTCTTCATAATTACTTATTGAAAGGCAAAGTTTCTTCAATTGTCTATCAAGTACCATTTTCGGTGGCAGATGTTTATCTTGAAGAAAAACTTCAGAATACAAAATTGTctgaaaaagataaatttaaatcagATTTGGCACTTCgatttataaataagaaaCAAGAATATATTGTTAGAACTCCTGATATAAGAGTTAAATTTGAAGAAGATTCAAAAGCTTtcaaagaaataataaatgatgtcaatgaaaatatgaaaaaaataaatgaagattcttataaagaaataaatttgtcTATTAATGATTATCCATCAAAAGgagaattttttattatttttgctACATCAACAGCACTCCTTGCTTCTATATTAttagtttaa